In Equus przewalskii isolate Varuska chromosome 6, EquPr2, whole genome shotgun sequence, one DNA window encodes the following:
- the PLET1 gene encoding placenta-expressed transcript 1 protein: MAVLRSMLLPLGLCLCLRLLFSSANPVADIDNCMPFDKVITTTGSAIRVDSDVYKSNKIYTVWVPVNNSISSVVLRAVDNNNNSIGNWQKADKYCNSSAIYNLKDSHNMIFVANWISPNSRNITTVELQAFTINFDNVATFSFLKLKKNEMTTSLTPTTSTSKPSTTSRPSMTSMASKTSMASMTSMASKTSTASKTSSTRPTTTPHRTTPRSLANRVFLSPITDAIHILLIFLTSKLLF, encoded by the exons ATGGCAGTCCTCAGGTCCATGCTGCTGCCACTGGGGCTGTGTCTGTGCCTCAGACTGCTGTTTTCTTCTGCCAACCCTGTCGCTGACATTGACAACTGCATGCCCTTTGATAAGGTCATCACCACCACTGGCTCAGCCATCAGGGTTGATTCAGATGTCTATAAAAGCAACAAAATCTACACAG TATGGGTTCCTGTGAACAACAGTATCAGCTCTGTGGTCCTACGAGCAGtggacaacaacaacaactccATAGGCAACTGGCAAAAAGCAGACAAGTATTGCAACAGCAGTGCCATCTATAACCTGAAGGACTCACACAACATGATCTTCGTGGCAAACTGGATATCTCCTAATTCCAGGAACATAACCACAGTCGAGCTACA AGCCTTCACTATCAATTTCGACAACGTggctacattttcttttctgaaactgaaaaaaaatg AGATGACCACAAGCTTGACCCCCACGACCTCAACCTCCAAGCCCTCCACAACCTCCAGGCCCTCCATGACCTCCATGGCCTCCAAGACCTCCATGGCCTCCATGACCTCCATGGCCTCCAAGACCTCCACGGCCTCCAAGACCTCCAGTACCAGGCCAACCACAACCCCACATCGAACCACACCCAGAAGCTTGGCCAACAGAGTCTTCCTCAGCCCCATCACAGATGCCATCCATATCCTGCTCATCTTTCTCACCAGCAAACTTCTATTCTAG